The region TCGCGTGAGGTAGACGGTCACCACCACCGTCGCGATGAGCCCGACGCCGTAGAAGGCCCACTCGAGCGGTGTCCGCGCGCGCGCCGCGCCCGCGGCCAGCTCGCCTGCCACGGACCCCAGGTAGACATACATGGCGGTGCCGGGGAGTATCCCGACTGCCGTGGCGAGCGCGTAGTCACGCAGCGAGACGCGTGTGGCGCCGAAGGCGTAGTTGAGCAGATTGAACGGGATCACCGGCGAGAGCCGCATCAGCGCCACGATCTTCCAGCCATCCTGCGTGACCGTCGCGTCCAGCGCCTGGAGCTTCGGGTTCGCGGCGATCGTGCGCGCCACCCAGTCGCGCACGAAGTAGCGCCCCACCAGAAAGGCCGCGGTGGCGCCGCAGACCGCCGAGATCCATACGATGACGATGCCGTGCGCCACGCCGAACACCGCGCCCGCGCCGAGCGTCAGCACCGAGCCGGGGAGCAGCAGCACGCAGGCGATGATGTAGAGCCCGAAGAAGACCAGGGGCGCCACCGGACCCAAGCCGCGAATCCAGCCGAGGGCGGCGCCCAGCCAGGCCCCGGCGTCGAGCGCGCGCCCGAGCAGGAGCAGCGCGGCGACGGCGACGATCAGCAGGAGGAGTTTCATGGCGCGCCGCCGCTACGGATTGTCCCCGATGATCGCCCGCGCGACCCACGCGGTAACGATCCCGAACGGCAGATTGACCAGGACCAGGTAGAGGGTGAACATCGGCCCCTGCTTGAGCCCGAACGCCCCCGCGCCGGCCATCGGCAGAAAGAACAGGAACAGGGCCGCCAGCGGCGCGATGACATAGAGAAAACCGAATAGGTAGAGGTGGCTCCAGAAGGTGGGCAACAGGAGGCCGAACAGGATCCC is a window of Candidatus Methylomirabilota bacterium DNA encoding:
- a CDS encoding TVP38/TMEM64 family protein: MKLLLLIVAVAALLLLGRALDAGAWLGAALGWIRGLGPVAPLVFFGLYIIACVLLLPGSVLTLGAGAVFGVAHGIVIVWISAVCGATAAFLVGRYFVRDWVARTIAANPKLQALDATVTQDGWKIVALMRLSPVIPFNLLNYAFGATRVSLRDYALATAVGILPGTAMYVYLGSVAGELAAGAARARTPLEWAFYGVGLIATVVVTVYLTRVARASLARRAGA